A single window of Rhodamnia argentea isolate NSW1041297 chromosome 5, ASM2092103v1, whole genome shotgun sequence DNA harbors:
- the LOC115750601 gene encoding probable metal-nicotianamine transporter YSL7, with the protein MERRPGRYEEESGDRSWEALETTADRAGEKIVVEEAFKDTEVPPWRQQLTVRALVTGLILSLVFNFIVCKLNLSTGVIPSLNVAAGLLGFAMVKSWTSLLERCGLLKQPFTRQETTVIQTCVVASSGIAFSSGTATYLLGMSAHIAAQADGGNTPANVKKLSLGWIIGFLFVVSFVGLFSIVPLRKMMIMRYKLTYPSGTATAFLINSFHTPKGAKLAKKQVVVLFKTFCLSFFWACFQWFFAVADGCGFSSFPTFGLQAYKQRFYFDFSSTYVGVGMICPYMVNISLLIGAVLSWGIMWPLIETKKGDWYSAELSPSSLHGIQGYRVFLAIAMMLGDGLFHVVLMLIKTTSSLIANSKKESSSDTPDETDYNDERRNLYFLKDQIPNWVAFGGYIGLAVISIIVLPFIFPQIKFYHLMVAYAIAPLLAFCNAYGCGLTDWSLASNYGKFAIIIFSAWVGMENGGVIAGLVSCGVMMNIVSTAADLMQDFKTGYLTLSSPRSMFFSQVYGTAISCVMSPLVFWFFYKAYPIGDPTGSFPAPYALMYRGIALLGVEGVSSLPKNCLNLAILCFVVAILLNLIKELLQHFETKHRLYRFVPSAMCMAIPFYLGSYFAIDMCMGSLILFLWERSNKHKARDFGPAVASGLICGDSLWGVPAAILSLAGVQAPICMKFLSAAVNQKVDSFLDG; encoded by the exons ATGGAGAGGAGGCCGGGACGATACGAGGAGGAGAGCGGCGACCGGAGCTGGGAGGCACTAGAGACGACGGCCGATAGGGCCGGCGAGAAGATTGTGGTGGAGGAGGCTTTCAAGGACACGGAGGTGCCGCCGTGGAGGCAGCAGCTGACGGTGAGGGCCTTGGTCACGGGCCTCATCCTCAGCCTCGTCTTCAACTTCATCGTGTGCAAGCTCAACCTCAGCACTGGCGTCATCCCGTCGCTGAACGTGGCCGCCGGCCTGCTCGGGTTTGCCATGGTCAAGTCCTGGACGAGCCTCCTCGAGAGGTGCGGGCTCCTGAAGCAGCCCTTCACGCGGCAGGAGACCACCGTGATCCAGACGTGCGTCGTGGCCTCCTCCGGGATCGCATTTAGCA GTGGGACGGCGACCTATCTGTTGGGAATGAGTGCGCACATAGCGGCGCAAGCAGATGGAGGGAACACGCCGGCCAACGTGAAGAAGCTCTCGCTCGGTTGGATCATAGGCTTCCTCTTTGTCGTCAGCTTCGTCGGCTTGTTCTCCATCGTCCCCCTAAGAAAG ATGATGATCATGAGGTACAAGCTGACGTACCCCAGTGGAACTGCCACTGCTTTCCTCATCAACAGCTTCCACACCCCTAAAGGGGCCAAGTTGGCCAA GAAGCAAGTAGTTGTGCTCTTCAAGACCTTCTGTCTGAGCTTTTTCTGGGCATGCTTCCAGTGGTTCTTCGCCGTCGCCGACGGGTGCGGATTCAGCAGCTTTCCGACTTTCGGCCTCCAAGCTTATAAGCAAAG GTTTTACTTTGATTTTTCGTCCACCTACGTCGGCGTGGGAATGATATGCCCTTACATGGTAAACATATCTCTGCTCATCGGCGCCGTCCTATCGTGGGGAATCATGTGGCCTCTCATCGAGACGAAGAAAGGCGATTGGTACAGCGCCGAGCTCTCCCCGAGCAGCCTCCATGGCATTCAGGGATATAGG GTTTTTCTCGCGATTGCGATGATGCTCGGCGATGGCCTCTTCCATGTGGTGCTCATGCTGATCAAAACCACAAGCAGCCTCATTGCAAACTCTAAGAAGGAATCATCCTCCGACACGCCTGATGAAACTGACTACAATGACGAGCGGCGAAACCTCTACTTCCTGAAGGACCAGATTCCGAACTGGGTCGCCTTTGGTGGATACATTGGCCTCGCGGTCATATCCATCATAGTCCTTCCCTTCATCTTCCCCCAGATAAAGTTCTACCATCTTATGGTCGCTTATGCCATTGCACCCCTCCTGGCCTTCTGCAACGCCTACGGTTGCGGCCTCACTGACTGGTCCCTCGCCTCAAACTACGGCAAGTTTGCGATCATTATCTTCAGCGCGTGGGTCGGGATGGAGAACGGGGGAGTGATCGCGGGCCTCGTGTCATGTGGCGTCATGATGAACATTGTTTCCACAGCTGCTGATCTCATGCAAGACTTCAAGACCGGGTACCTGACCCTGTCGTCGCCGCGCTCGATGTTCTTCAGCCAGGTGTACGGGACTGCGATCAGCTGCGTGATGTCACCCCTGGTGTTCTGGTTCTTCTACAAGGCCTATCCGATTGGCGATCCCACAGGCTCGTTCCCCGCCCCGTATGCCCTAATGTACAGAGGCATTGCGCTCTTGGGCGTGGAGGGTGTGTCTTCCCTCCCCAAGAACTGCCTCAACCTCGCTATACTCTGCTTCGTAGTCGCGATCCTCCTGAACCTCATTAAAGAGCTCTTGCAGCATTTCGAGACGAAGCACCGGCTCTACAGATTTGTCCCGAGCGCCATGTGCATGGCGATTCCGTTCTACCTTGGCAGTTACTTCGCGATCGACATGTGCATGGGTAGCTTGATACTCTTCCTCTGGGAGAGGAGCAACAAGCACAAGGCAAGGGACTTTGGGCCCGCGGTCGCATCTGGCTTGATTTGTGGTGACTCATTGTGGGGGGTTCCAGCCGCGATCCTCTCCCTCGCCGGAGTTCAAGCCCCTATCTGCATGAAGTTCCTGTCTGCCGCCGTCAACCAGAAAGTCGACAGCTTCTTGGACGGGTAG